Proteins encoded in a region of the Pyxidicoccus trucidator genome:
- a CDS encoding SDR family NAD(P)-dependent oxidoreductase, with protein MKKDEPARSQQPAPTPTPEDVARCLDVLRAVADLPDDHPLRQTVERAATQVQRGMKKRLRRERSRATSASDRATLQSLKAARREENGVRGPSTSMDSQSPAHLARSRRCYVCKQGFTRLHPVYLSLCPECAELSESRRAQHVSLAGRRALVTGGRMKVGFHVALRLLRDGAHVHVTSRFPHDAALRFSREPDFAAWRERLVLHELDLRFPQRVLAFAEHLGATEPHLDILVNNAAQTVRLTPEQGHALLAGEQELARALDAATRARVHALPGPTSQDALPVAGALPDSTGEALLARKDSHALAIPGGHDNAWVQRLDEVPPVEVLEAQLVNAIAPFLLNGHLKPLLLRSPFPDRYIVNVSAVEGQFERRGKTVFHPHTNMAKAALNMMTRTSADDYARDGIYMNSVDPGWVSNENPAARRLRMEEEGFSPPLDGADAAARVCDPILQGLQGRPLYGRFLKDFREAPW; from the coding sequence ATGAAGAAGGACGAACCAGCGCGCTCTCAGCAGCCGGCGCCAACGCCCACGCCGGAAGACGTGGCCCGCTGCCTCGACGTGCTGCGCGCGGTGGCGGACCTCCCGGACGACCACCCCCTCCGCCAGACGGTGGAGCGCGCCGCCACCCAGGTCCAGCGGGGCATGAAGAAGCGCCTGCGCCGGGAGCGCAGCCGCGCCACCAGCGCCTCGGACCGCGCCACCCTCCAGTCCCTCAAGGCCGCCCGCCGCGAGGAGAACGGCGTCCGCGGCCCCTCCACCTCCATGGACTCTCAGTCCCCCGCCCACCTCGCCCGCTCGCGGCGCTGCTACGTCTGCAAGCAGGGCTTCACGCGGCTCCACCCCGTCTACCTCTCCCTCTGTCCCGAGTGCGCGGAGCTGAGCGAGTCCCGTCGCGCGCAGCACGTGTCCCTCGCGGGCCGCCGCGCCCTGGTGACGGGCGGCCGGATGAAGGTGGGCTTCCACGTGGCGCTGCGGCTGCTCCGAGACGGCGCGCACGTCCACGTCACCTCGCGCTTCCCGCACGACGCCGCGCTCCGCTTCTCCCGCGAGCCCGACTTCGCCGCGTGGCGTGAGCGGCTCGTCCTTCACGAGCTGGATTTGCGCTTCCCCCAGCGCGTCCTCGCCTTCGCCGAGCACCTGGGCGCCACCGAGCCGCACCTGGACATCCTCGTCAACAACGCCGCCCAGACGGTGCGCCTCACGCCCGAGCAGGGCCACGCGCTGCTCGCCGGGGAGCAGGAGCTGGCGCGCGCACTCGACGCCGCCACGCGCGCCCGAGTCCACGCGCTCCCGGGCCCTACCTCCCAGGACGCGCTGCCTGTCGCGGGCGCCCTGCCGGACTCCACCGGCGAGGCCCTCCTCGCCCGGAAGGACTCCCACGCCCTCGCCATCCCCGGCGGGCACGACAACGCCTGGGTGCAGCGGCTGGACGAGGTGCCCCCGGTGGAGGTGCTGGAGGCGCAGCTGGTCAACGCCATCGCCCCGTTCCTGCTCAACGGGCACCTGAAGCCGCTGCTGCTGCGCTCGCCCTTCCCGGACCGCTACATCGTCAACGTCTCGGCGGTGGAGGGCCAGTTCGAGCGCCGCGGGAAGACGGTGTTCCACCCGCACACCAACATGGCCAAGGCGGCGCTCAACATGATGACGCGCACCTCGGCCGACGATTACGCCCGGGACGGCATCTACATGAACAGCGTGGACCCGGGCTGGGTCTCCAACGAGAACCCCGCCGCCCGGCGCCTACGTATGGAGGAGGAGGGCTTCTCCCCACCCCTGGACGGGGCCGACGCCGCCGCCCGGGTGTGTGACCCCATCCTCCAGGGACTCCAGGGCCGTCCCCTCTACGGCCGCTTCCTCAAGGACTTCCGCGAAGCCCCCTGGTAG
- a CDS encoding TIGR02265 family protein, whose protein sequence is MPSNKTELAERIAVTQPGDSVRGLFFKTVFNLIQKHAGPPGMEAVRVGALAGDYSELRTYPVRDFLTLLYRAADVLEDTVGPEDAVFHACGETGVTRYSTGPGMLIFGIISRGDPHKLFSGAQMGYSAAVSYGSRDYGTTSPKSGTLRVRRDMLPPAYHEGILTGALKVLGLKGTAKARPHGLDRVDYDIQWE, encoded by the coding sequence ATGCCGTCCAACAAGACCGAGCTGGCCGAGCGCATCGCCGTCACGCAGCCGGGCGACTCGGTGCGGGGGCTGTTCTTCAAGACGGTCTTCAACCTCATCCAGAAACACGCCGGCCCGCCCGGGATGGAGGCGGTGCGCGTGGGCGCGCTGGCGGGGGACTACTCGGAGCTGCGCACATACCCGGTGCGCGACTTCCTGACGCTGCTCTACCGCGCGGCGGACGTGCTGGAGGACACGGTGGGGCCGGAGGACGCCGTGTTCCACGCGTGCGGCGAGACGGGCGTGACGCGCTACTCCACCGGGCCGGGCATGCTCATCTTCGGCATCATCTCCCGGGGCGACCCGCACAAGCTCTTCTCGGGAGCGCAGATGGGCTACAGCGCGGCCGTCTCGTACGGCAGCCGCGACTACGGCACCACCAGCCCGAAGTCCGGCACGCTGCGCGTGCGCCGCGACATGCTGCCGCCCGCGTACCACGAGGGCATCCTCACCGGCGCGCTGAAGGTGCTGGGGCTCAAGGGCACCGCGAAGGCCCGGCCCCACGGGCTGGACCGCGTGGACTACGACATCCAGTGGGAGTAG
- a CDS encoding metallophosphoesterase has product MRLFGIGDTHLPSTRQKDMHRFGWTDHPLPLQRAWDERVRPEDVVIVAGDISWGTRAHEVLEDLAWLDARPGRKVLVRGNHDYWWGDSASKLRKLLEPYRTLEGFLHNSAVVMGPWVIAGSRLWTAPEAPPMPGGEMGDEPADLGYVERETRRLAASFDDAKKKEAASPTPLVRVVAVHFPPVYANQKATAFSEPIEAFAPKVCVYGHLHAEGIAAGFTGERAGVKYVLASCDAARFAPMLLDEV; this is encoded by the coding sequence ATGCGGCTCTTCGGCATTGGCGACACGCACCTGCCCTCCACGCGGCAGAAGGACATGCACCGCTTCGGGTGGACGGACCATCCGCTGCCACTGCAGCGGGCATGGGACGAGCGGGTGCGCCCGGAGGACGTGGTCATCGTCGCGGGAGACATCTCCTGGGGCACGCGGGCGCACGAGGTGCTGGAGGACCTGGCGTGGCTGGACGCGCGGCCGGGGCGCAAGGTGCTGGTGCGCGGCAACCATGACTACTGGTGGGGCGACTCCGCCTCCAAGCTGCGCAAGCTGCTGGAGCCGTACCGCACGCTGGAGGGCTTCCTCCACAACAGCGCCGTCGTCATGGGCCCGTGGGTGATTGCGGGCAGCCGGCTGTGGACGGCGCCCGAGGCCCCGCCCATGCCCGGCGGGGAGATGGGCGACGAGCCGGCGGACCTGGGCTACGTGGAGCGCGAGACGCGCCGACTGGCGGCGTCCTTCGACGACGCGAAGAAGAAGGAGGCGGCCAGCCCCACCCCGCTGGTGCGCGTGGTGGCGGTGCACTTCCCGCCGGTGTACGCGAACCAGAAGGCCACCGCGTTCAGCGAGCCGATTGAGGCCTTCGCGCCGAAGGTGTGCGTCTACGGGCACCTGCACGCGGAGGGAATCGCCGCGGGCTTCACGGGAGAGCGCGCCGGCGTGAAGTACGTGCTGGCGTCCTGTGACGCGGCACGCTTTGCCCCGATGCTGCTTGATGAAGTGTAG
- a CDS encoding N-acetylmuramoyl-L-alanine amidase, whose protein sequence is MLRKTFAATAAALALAACGPQPEAPAPEAPASETPPTTETPSTGAQDAIRAVADAARRTPNALDAQFAQAAREFNVPVNLLKAISYTETRWEFVRGESEFEGRAPAFGLLALRGQHVVDGAALAGVSEEAVRSEPLANLRAGAALLSKFAAEAGIDRADLGAWAPVAVQLTDITDPDIQAHYIHNDVYAVLRSGEGAFTPDGKVAVSLEPTAVEAKFVLPKMQALAAGPDYAASIWRPSPNFNARPSGTNVSMIVIHTCEGGYAGCWGWLVNSASGVSAHYVVNESGNEISQLVRESSRGWHVGASYACSLNGNVDCGLNGASVNNFSVGIEHGGFASQSSFPAGQIDASAKLSCDISKGQGITRDSFHIVAHGRLQPATRTDPGPNWPWSNYISKIKSYCGDGGTPTGAIVVDSNNANNNAANARFSLVGAWTDGSSTGYYGSGYSFASTEAISAPAVFEFYLPAAATKTIDAWWVAGTNRAPAAPFIITTSSGNVTVTANQQANGSKWNTLGTYAFPAGWNKVQLSRWTTAGYVVMADAIQVR, encoded by the coding sequence ATGTTGCGCAAGACGTTCGCGGCGACCGCCGCGGCCCTGGCCCTCGCCGCCTGCGGCCCCCAGCCGGAAGCCCCCGCCCCCGAGGCCCCCGCCTCCGAGACGCCCCCCACCACCGAGACGCCGTCCACCGGAGCGCAGGACGCCATCCGCGCGGTGGCCGACGCCGCCCGCCGCACGCCGAACGCGCTGGACGCGCAGTTCGCCCAGGCCGCTCGCGAGTTCAACGTCCCGGTGAACCTGCTCAAGGCCATCTCCTATACGGAGACGCGCTGGGAGTTCGTCCGCGGTGAGTCGGAGTTCGAGGGCCGTGCGCCCGCGTTCGGTCTGCTGGCCCTGCGCGGTCAGCACGTCGTCGACGGCGCGGCCCTGGCCGGCGTCTCCGAGGAGGCCGTGCGCTCCGAGCCGCTGGCCAACCTGCGCGCCGGCGCCGCGCTGCTGTCGAAGTTCGCCGCCGAGGCGGGCATCGACCGCGCGGACCTGGGCGCGTGGGCCCCGGTCGCCGTCCAGCTGACGGACATCACCGACCCGGACATCCAGGCGCACTACATCCACAACGACGTCTACGCCGTGCTGCGCAGCGGCGAGGGTGCCTTCACGCCGGACGGCAAGGTCGCCGTCTCGCTGGAGCCCACCGCGGTGGAGGCGAAGTTCGTCCTCCCGAAGATGCAGGCGCTGGCGGCCGGCCCGGACTACGCCGCCTCCATCTGGCGGCCGTCGCCCAACTTCAACGCGCGTCCCTCCGGCACCAACGTGTCGATGATTGTCATCCACACCTGTGAGGGTGGCTACGCGGGCTGCTGGGGCTGGCTGGTCAACTCCGCCTCGGGCGTGAGCGCGCACTATGTGGTGAACGAGAGCGGCAACGAGATTTCGCAGCTCGTTCGCGAGTCCAGCCGCGGCTGGCACGTGGGCGCCAGCTACGCCTGCAGCCTCAACGGCAACGTGGACTGCGGCCTCAACGGCGCGTCGGTGAACAACTTCTCCGTCGGCATCGAGCACGGCGGCTTCGCCAGCCAGTCCTCGTTCCCCGCCGGCCAGATTGACGCCTCGGCCAAGCTGTCCTGCGACATCTCCAAGGGTCAGGGCATCACCCGCGACAGCTTCCACATCGTCGCGCACGGGCGGTTGCAGCCGGCCACCCGCACGGACCCGGGGCCGAACTGGCCGTGGAGCAACTACATCAGCAAGATCAAGAGCTACTGCGGTGACGGCGGCACGCCCACGGGCGCCATCGTCGTCGACAGCAACAACGCCAACAACAACGCCGCCAACGCCCGCTTCTCGCTGGTCGGCGCGTGGACGGATGGCTCCAGCACCGGCTACTACGGCAGCGGCTACTCCTTCGCCTCCACCGAGGCCATCTCCGCCCCGGCCGTCTTCGAGTTCTACCTGCCGGCGGCCGCCACGAAGACCATCGACGCCTGGTGGGTCGCGGGCACCAACCGCGCTCCGGCCGCGCCCTTCATCATCACCACGTCGTCGGGCAACGTGACGGTGACGGCGAACCAGCAGGCCAACGGCAGCAAGTGGAACACGCTGGGCACCTACGCCTTCCCGGCCGGCTGGAACAAGGTGCAGCTGAGCCGCTGGACGACCGCGGGCTACGTCGTCATGGCGGACGCCATCCAGGTTCGCTGA
- a CDS encoding TolB family protein, which yields MRGLERMERSWPWRARLFAALAVLGVGCSGRCGGASGAGPLSKEELRAIPGAVVFLSERAGQKDVWWWGTDGKEKQLTSGEEDEYPGPPSPDGKSLLVIAAREEGGLHFQQMRLLPLDGGAAVPLHPPRARTRNASWAPDGSWLVAESDAKGFSDLVKLQPREGAPEVPLTQVKEGCFEPSVSPDGAEVAYVCSREGDPEIYVARADGTQERRLTFFHKEDRTPVWSPDGKWLVFVSDREGKDRLYLVRPDGADLRGVSGQAFAGDEREAVWSPDGQHLVYVSRLPEGLSRLWKVPLAGGAPVALTDGKHRDDMPAWSPDGKYLAFVSERDGDTDVYLMRADGSGQTRLTTSKGADWLPRWVARR from the coding sequence ATGCGGGGCCTCGAACGGATGGAGCGTTCCTGGCCGTGGCGGGCGCGGCTGTTCGCCGCGCTCGCCGTGCTCGGTGTCGGATGCTCCGGCCGGTGTGGCGGAGCGTCTGGCGCCGGGCCGCTGTCGAAGGAGGAGCTCCGCGCCATTCCCGGCGCGGTGGTCTTCCTGTCGGAGCGGGCGGGGCAGAAGGACGTGTGGTGGTGGGGTACGGACGGGAAGGAGAAGCAGCTCACGAGCGGCGAAGAGGACGAGTACCCAGGCCCGCCGTCGCCGGATGGGAAGTCGCTGCTGGTGATAGCGGCGCGCGAAGAGGGCGGGCTGCACTTCCAGCAGATGCGCCTGTTGCCCCTGGACGGGGGCGCCGCGGTGCCGCTGCATCCGCCCCGGGCCCGCACGCGCAACGCCAGCTGGGCGCCGGACGGCTCGTGGCTGGTGGCCGAGTCGGACGCGAAGGGCTTCAGCGACCTGGTGAAGCTGCAGCCGCGGGAAGGCGCGCCCGAGGTGCCGCTGACGCAGGTGAAGGAGGGCTGCTTCGAGCCGTCGGTGTCGCCGGACGGCGCGGAGGTGGCCTACGTGTGCAGCCGCGAGGGCGACCCGGAAATCTACGTGGCGCGCGCGGACGGCACGCAGGAGCGGCGCCTCACCTTCTTCCACAAGGAGGACCGCACGCCCGTCTGGAGTCCGGACGGCAAGTGGCTCGTCTTCGTCAGCGACCGAGAGGGCAAGGACCGGCTGTACCTGGTGCGCCCGGACGGCGCGGACCTGCGGGGGGTGTCCGGCCAGGCCTTCGCGGGCGACGAGCGCGAGGCGGTGTGGAGTCCGGACGGCCAGCACCTCGTGTACGTGAGCCGCCTGCCGGAGGGACTCAGCCGTCTCTGGAAGGTGCCCTTGGCCGGTGGCGCGCCGGTGGCGCTGACGGACGGGAAGCACCGGGACGACATGCCGGCGTGGAGCCCGGACGGGAAGTACCTCGCCTTCGTGTCCGAGCGTGACGGGGACACGGACGTGTACCTGATGCGCGCGGATGGCAGCGGGCAGACGCGGCTCACCACCTCGAAGGGCGCGGACTGGCTGCCGCGCTGGGTGGCCCGGCGCTGA
- a CDS encoding ATP-binding protein, producing the protein MSWTGRSQSRNAAVVHAVARLAALGAFAVGMLTLVGQLRDVTALKSVLAGFPATSAPSSLALMLGGLSLGLRLTRRPSALREALAVACALGMMAIGAASLVQDLLGSGVAPLSPLALLTGGGKAAARPSPLTACCLVLLGGALAQLGDSERRRPGRDALTVLALLGALLGFNGLLLGPLVGVGTLPFLSQRSMGLPTAFGMMLLGVGTLCARPEQGLMARLTRNTLGGFLTRRLVPVALLGPQLLGATLVLLHGLGVIGHEAKFPLFATLVSAGGTVLVLLSARALDVLEVRRQQVTTALEASEARYRGLLETTPAPVLAIDSQGLLRFINAEAERVFGYRREELLGREVEVLVPEGLFGGRQLDAATPGERALEGLRKDGTTVSLEVRLSPVPEPDGDGTSMLALLRDVTERAQFLAGVHRAREEAEMQRSLLHVVLDHTPVGVVFVDPLTDTVVANRVADTLFGTPMAELLRGRFVERIRRPDGSPLTMEELPSTRAAETGKVVGPEEFLLVQADGHTVPVLGTAAPVPGPSGAPRGVVVSLQDLTLRHELDRLREEYVGLISHDLRSPLQVINLRAALLQRGLHERRLSREEGLTEAILRSVGWMSSMIEDLLEGSRLEAKRAQLRREQRDLVRFLEEVLERDVPPDLRERFRLEVAGPVPAVWMDPARLERVLTNLLGNAAKYSPPPLPVVVRARAQEGRVVVSVSDQGQGLSPEDAAHIFDKYYRTRQGRSVDAKGLGLGLYISRLIVEAHGGRIWVESEPGRGATFCFSLPVEPPREEPGPGPLPGAPEPGSNA; encoded by the coding sequence ATGAGCTGGACCGGGAGGTCCCAGAGTCGTAACGCGGCCGTGGTCCACGCCGTGGCCCGGTTGGCGGCGCTGGGGGCCTTCGCCGTGGGCATGCTGACCCTGGTGGGCCAGTTGCGCGACGTCACGGCCCTCAAGTCGGTGCTGGCGGGCTTCCCCGCGACGTCCGCGCCGAGCAGCCTCGCGCTGATGCTCGGAGGGCTGTCGCTTGGCCTGCGACTGACGCGCCGGCCCTCCGCGCTTCGCGAGGCGCTGGCGGTGGCCTGCGCGCTGGGGATGATGGCCATCGGCGCGGCGAGCCTCGTCCAGGACCTGCTGGGGTCGGGCGTGGCCCCCCTCTCGCCGCTGGCGCTGCTGACAGGCGGAGGGAAGGCGGCGGCTCGCCCCTCGCCGCTCACGGCCTGCTGCCTGGTGCTGCTGGGAGGGGCGCTGGCACAGCTGGGAGACTCGGAGCGGCGGCGCCCCGGCAGGGACGCGCTCACGGTGTTGGCGCTGCTGGGCGCGCTGCTGGGCTTCAACGGCCTGCTGCTGGGCCCGCTGGTCGGCGTGGGCACCCTGCCCTTCCTCAGTCAGCGCAGCATGGGCCTGCCCACCGCGTTCGGAATGATGCTGCTGGGCGTGGGCACGCTCTGCGCGCGGCCCGAGCAGGGGTTGATGGCCCGCCTCACCCGGAACACGCTGGGCGGCTTCCTCACGCGCAGGCTGGTGCCCGTGGCGCTGCTGGGCCCCCAGCTGCTGGGCGCGACGCTGGTGCTGCTGCACGGCCTGGGCGTCATCGGCCACGAGGCGAAGTTCCCCCTCTTCGCCACGCTGGTGAGCGCGGGCGGCACGGTGCTCGTGCTGCTGTCGGCGCGGGCGCTGGACGTGCTGGAGGTCCGGCGCCAGCAGGTCACCACGGCGCTCGAGGCCTCCGAGGCGCGCTACCGCGGGCTGCTGGAGACGACGCCGGCCCCGGTGCTCGCCATCGACTCCCAGGGGCTGCTGCGCTTCATCAACGCGGAGGCGGAGCGGGTGTTCGGCTACCGGCGCGAGGAGCTGCTGGGGCGCGAGGTGGAGGTGCTGGTGCCGGAGGGCCTCTTCGGGGGACGCCAGCTGGACGCCGCCACCCCCGGAGAGCGCGCCCTGGAAGGGCTGCGCAAGGACGGCACGACGGTGTCGCTGGAGGTCCGGCTGAGCCCCGTGCCCGAACCCGACGGGGACGGGACGAGCATGCTCGCCCTCCTCCGCGACGTCACCGAGCGCGCGCAGTTCCTCGCCGGGGTCCACCGCGCCCGCGAGGAGGCGGAGATGCAGCGCAGCCTTCTGCACGTGGTGCTGGACCACACGCCCGTGGGCGTCGTCTTCGTGGACCCGCTGACCGACACGGTGGTGGCCAACCGGGTGGCGGACACGCTGTTCGGCACGCCGATGGCGGAGCTGCTGCGAGGCCGCTTCGTGGAGCGCATCCGGCGCCCGGACGGGAGCCCCCTGACGATGGAGGAGCTGCCCTCCACGCGCGCGGCGGAGACGGGGAAGGTGGTGGGCCCGGAGGAGTTCCTCCTCGTCCAGGCGGACGGGCACACGGTGCCCGTGCTGGGCACGGCGGCCCCCGTCCCCGGCCCCTCGGGCGCGCCGCGCGGCGTGGTGGTCAGCCTGCAGGACCTGACCCTGCGCCACGAGCTGGACCGGCTGCGCGAGGAGTACGTGGGCCTCATCTCGCATGACCTGCGCAGCCCGCTCCAGGTCATCAACCTGCGCGCGGCCCTGCTCCAGCGCGGGCTGCACGAGCGGCGGCTGTCGCGCGAGGAGGGACTCACGGAGGCCATCCTCCGCAGCGTGGGCTGGATGAGCTCCATGATTGAGGACCTGCTGGAGGGCTCGCGCCTGGAGGCGAAGCGGGCCCAGCTGCGCCGCGAGCAGCGGGACCTGGTGCGCTTCCTGGAGGAGGTGCTGGAGCGGGACGTGCCGCCGGACCTGCGCGAGCGCTTCCGGCTGGAGGTGGCCGGCCCGGTGCCGGCCGTGTGGATGGACCCGGCGCGGCTGGAGCGCGTGCTCACCAACCTGCTGGGCAACGCCGCGAAGTACAGCCCGCCGCCGCTGCCGGTGGTGGTGCGCGCCCGGGCGCAGGAAGGGCGGGTGGTGGTGTCCGTGAGCGACCAGGGCCAGGGACTGTCCCCCGAGGACGCGGCGCACATCTTCGACAAGTACTACCGCACGCGGCAGGGCCGCTCGGTCGACGCGAAGGGGCTGGGGCTGGGGCTCTACATCAGCCGCCTCATCGTCGAGGCGCACGGCGGCCGCATCTGGGTGGAGAGCGAGCCCGGCCGGGGCGCCACCTTCTGCTTCAGCCTGCCCGTGGAGCCGCCCCGCGAGGAGCCCGGCCCCGGGCCGCTGCCCGGCGCACCGGAGCCGGGCAGCAACGCGTGA
- a CDS encoding carboxypeptidase regulatory-like domain-containing protein has translation MKRPLLIAICVLLGLTSGCGSDGSTPDPGVRTEDAEAVDLDNLLIRVSGRAEVLPEARRLLEALGQPVPSLDGVPVSIEEPLRLAVNDVNATFGTGALTADGAFSVDGVPVREMHQSLAAGLTAPGLVRTATVIYDTAFTSARPRTDLVDTRAWALPESFHDALSAAVGEPRLLRHTDDKAATLRDAGFVLGRVVDADGRPVAGARVTPDRTELADRFYYPNADFSGVGQDGTGPDGLFVYVHSGADAETFRVSVEGADAYTPRNVGAAPGWGLMLTVYPGSFPPP, from the coding sequence ATGAAGCGCCCTCTCTTGATTGCCATCTGTGTGCTGCTGGGTCTCACGTCGGGCTGTGGCTCCGACGGTTCGACACCGGACCCCGGCGTCCGCACCGAGGATGCCGAGGCGGTGGACCTGGACAACCTCCTCATCCGCGTCAGCGGCCGGGCCGAGGTGCTGCCCGAGGCCCGACGCCTGCTCGAGGCCCTGGGCCAGCCGGTGCCCTCGCTGGACGGAGTGCCCGTCTCCATCGAGGAGCCGCTGCGCCTGGCCGTCAATGACGTGAATGCCACCTTCGGCACCGGCGCGCTGACCGCCGACGGCGCCTTCAGCGTCGACGGAGTCCCCGTGCGCGAGATGCACCAGAGCCTGGCCGCGGGGCTCACCGCGCCGGGGCTGGTACGCACGGCCACCGTCATCTACGACACGGCCTTCACCAGCGCACGGCCGCGCACGGACCTGGTGGACACGCGCGCCTGGGCGCTGCCGGAGTCCTTCCATGACGCGCTCTCCGCCGCCGTGGGCGAGCCCCGCCTGCTCCGCCACACCGACGACAAGGCCGCCACGCTGCGCGACGCGGGCTTCGTACTGGGCCGCGTGGTGGACGCCGACGGACGCCCGGTGGCGGGCGCGCGCGTGACGCCTGACCGGACCGAGCTGGCGGACCGCTTCTACTACCCCAACGCCGACTTCAGCGGAGTGGGCCAGGACGGCACCGGCCCGGATGGCCTGTTCGTCTACGTCCACTCCGGCGCGGACGCGGAGACGTTCCGCGTGAGCGTGGAGGGCGCGGACGCCTACACGCCGCGCAACGTGGGCGCCGCCCCTGGCTGGGGATTGATGCTCACCGTCTACCCGGGGAGCTTCCCGCCCCCGTAG
- a CDS encoding DsbA family oxidoreductase yields MKTLHKPLQITVYQDVLCAWCYLADQRLDVLRQEFGEALRWSVRPYPLRLQDALPTEREKRGLVEEVQRAQREPDPSASLLSTDLWLGGDPPRTSVPALAALEAARLQGPQARAFLAKSMQRAALEQGINVSRPDVVFELASRVGLAMNEFSAAFRSEETRRLILDEHRDAANRGVRGVPTLVIGGRWMLCGLRELTEYREHILMCLGKLSVPRSGSPERLVH; encoded by the coding sequence ATGAAAACGCTGCACAAGCCGCTGCAGATCACCGTCTACCAGGACGTGCTTTGTGCCTGGTGCTACCTCGCCGACCAGCGACTCGATGTGCTGCGCCAGGAGTTTGGCGAAGCCCTCCGCTGGAGCGTCAGGCCGTATCCGCTGCGCCTCCAGGACGCACTTCCCACTGAGCGCGAGAAGCGCGGGCTGGTGGAAGAGGTGCAGCGTGCACAGCGCGAGCCCGACCCCTCCGCGAGCCTCCTGTCCACGGACCTGTGGCTGGGTGGTGATCCACCGCGCACCAGCGTGCCGGCGCTGGCGGCGCTGGAAGCGGCGCGGCTCCAGGGCCCGCAGGCGCGCGCGTTCCTCGCGAAGTCCATGCAGCGCGCCGCGCTGGAGCAGGGCATCAACGTGTCCCGCCCGGACGTGGTGTTCGAGCTGGCGTCGCGCGTGGGCCTGGCGATGAACGAGTTCTCCGCGGCCTTCCGCTCGGAGGAGACGCGCCGGCTCATCCTCGACGAGCACCGCGACGCGGCCAACCGCGGCGTGCGCGGCGTGCCCACGCTGGTCATCGGCGGCCGGTGGATGCTGTGCGGTCTGCGCGAGCTGACCGAGTACCGCGAGCACATCCTCATGTGCCTGGGCAAGCTGTCCGTGCCCCGCTCGGGTTCCCCCGAGCGACTGGTGCACTGA
- a CDS encoding ATP-grasp domain-containing protein: MSPRKVKSKKAPVLPGPQAPERPVRAPRRPRAKKTVAILSRKRSLYSTSRLVEAVKERGHRPLVFDTLRCCLLLAKSAPRMTYRGVEVRGVDVVVPRIGASITAYGLAVVNHFEMMGVPVLNPPTSIARSRDKLRALQFLSRAGLDIPRTVMAHDRSNVRRLVEEVGGLPVIIKLIKGTQGVGVMIAHTLPEVQTILDTFWDLGQEIVLQEFVAESEGRDVRALVVGSQVVGAMRRKAKKGEFRSNIHRGGEGQAIELPAAYLETAVKAAHVLGLEVAGVDMLEGRDGPRLMEINSSPGFEGLEGATGKDIAGAIIDHALAYAEARAGGPRAAPAG, encoded by the coding sequence ATGTCCCCCCGTAAAGTGAAGTCGAAGAAGGCCCCGGTCCTGCCTGGGCCCCAGGCACCCGAGCGTCCCGTGCGCGCGCCTCGCCGCCCGCGCGCGAAGAAGACGGTGGCCATCCTGTCCCGCAAGAGGTCCCTGTATTCCACGAGCCGGCTGGTGGAGGCCGTGAAGGAGCGGGGACACCGCCCGCTGGTGTTCGACACACTGCGCTGCTGCCTGCTGCTGGCGAAGAGCGCGCCGCGGATGACGTACCGCGGTGTGGAGGTGCGGGGGGTGGACGTGGTGGTGCCGCGCATCGGCGCGTCGATTACGGCCTACGGGCTGGCGGTGGTGAACCACTTCGAGATGATGGGCGTGCCCGTCCTCAACCCGCCCACGTCGATTGCGCGCAGCCGGGACAAGCTGCGCGCGCTGCAGTTCCTGTCGCGCGCCGGGCTGGACATCCCCCGCACCGTCATGGCGCATGACCGCAGCAACGTGCGCCGGCTGGTGGAGGAGGTGGGCGGACTGCCCGTCATCATCAAGCTCATCAAGGGCACGCAGGGCGTGGGGGTGATGATTGCCCACACGCTGCCGGAGGTGCAGACCATCCTCGACACGTTCTGGGACCTGGGTCAGGAAATCGTGCTCCAGGAGTTCGTCGCGGAGAGCGAGGGACGGGACGTGCGGGCGCTGGTGGTGGGCAGCCAGGTGGTGGGGGCGATGCGGCGCAAGGCGAAGAAGGGCGAGTTCCGCTCCAACATCCACCGCGGCGGCGAGGGGCAGGCAATCGAGCTTCCGGCGGCGTACCTGGAGACGGCGGTGAAGGCCGCGCACGTCCTGGGCCTGGAGGTGGCGGGCGTGGACATGCTGGAGGGCCGCGACGGGCCCCGGCTGATGGAGATCAACTCCAGCCCGGGCTTCGAGGGGCTGGAGGGGGCCACGGGCAAGGACATCGCCGGAGCCATCATCGACCATGCGCTGGCGTACGCCGAGGCGCGGGCGGGCGGGCCACGGGCGGCTCCGGCCGGGTGA